A section of the Pseudomonas sp. FP453 genome encodes:
- the kynA gene encoding tryptophan 2,3-dioxygenase, which translates to MSQCPFSADYQPPEEWHNAELNFSESMSYGDYLDLGKVLSAQHPLSPDHNEMLFIIQHQTSELWMKLMLHELKAAREHVRLGELPPAFKMLARVSRIFDQLVHAWAVLATMTPSEYKAIRPFLGQSSGFQSFQYREIEFILGNKSAALLRPHAHRPELLNELKVAIATPSLYDEAINLMLKAGLAIDPKRAERDPTAATVHDESVEAAWREVYRDPSRYWDLYQLAEKFIDLEDSFRQWRFRHVTTVERIIGFQPGTGGTEGVGYLRKMLDTVLFPELWRVRSTL; encoded by the coding sequence ATGAGCCAATGTCCCTTCTCTGCCGATTACCAACCGCCCGAAGAATGGCACAACGCCGAACTGAATTTTTCCGAGTCCATGAGCTACGGCGACTACCTGGACCTGGGCAAAGTCCTCAGCGCCCAGCACCCGCTGTCGCCGGACCACAACGAAATGCTCTTCATCATCCAGCACCAGACCTCTGAGCTGTGGATGAAACTGATGCTCCACGAACTCAAGGCCGCCCGCGAACACGTGCGCCTGGGGGAATTGCCGCCGGCGTTCAAGATGCTCGCGCGGGTGTCGCGCATCTTTGATCAACTGGTGCATGCCTGGGCGGTGCTGGCGACGATGACCCCGTCGGAATACAAGGCGATCCGCCCGTTCCTCGGGCAGTCGTCGGGGTTCCAGTCGTTCCAGTACCGGGAGATCGAATTTATCCTCGGCAATAAAAGCGCGGCGCTGCTTCGGCCCCACGCGCATCGGCCAGAACTGCTGAACGAGTTGAAAGTGGCGATTGCCACGCCGTCGCTGTATGACGAGGCGATCAATCTGATGCTCAAGGCCGGCCTGGCGATTGATCCAAAACGCGCCGAGCGCGACCCGACGGCCGCGACGGTGCACGATGAATCGGTGGAAGCGGCATGGCGCGAGGTGTATCGCGATCCGAGCCGGTATTGGGATTTGTATCAGTTGGCCGAGAAGTTTATCGACCTGGAGGATTCGTTCCGCCAGTGGCGTTTCCGCCATGTGACCACGGTGGAGCGGATCATTGGCTTCCAGCCGGGGACCGGCGGCACTGAAGGTGTGGGGTATTTGCGCAAGATGCTCGACACGGTGCTGTTCCCCGAGTTGTGGCGAGTACGCTCAACCCTCTAA
- the kynB gene encoding arylformamidase, protein MNPIKTWWDISPPLSTATPTWPGDTPFQEERVWQFGPECPVNVGRITLSPHTGAHVDAPLHYSADGAPIGEVSLDVYMGPCRVLHCLDSGALVQPHQLEGRVDNVPERVLLRTYPQAPLTEWDVNFTAIAPQTIELLASLGVRLIGIDTPSLDPQQSKTMDSHNAVARHGMAILEGIVLDDVPEGDYELIALPLRFANLDASPVRAILRPLKEPTR, encoded by the coding sequence ATGAACCCAATAAAAACGTGGTGGGATATCAGCCCGCCCTTGAGTACGGCGACCCCGACCTGGCCGGGTGACACGCCGTTCCAGGAAGAGCGCGTGTGGCAGTTTGGCCCGGAGTGCCCGGTGAATGTCGGGCGCATTACCCTGTCGCCGCATACTGGCGCCCATGTGGATGCGCCGCTGCATTACAGCGCGGACGGTGCGCCGATCGGCGAGGTGTCGCTGGACGTGTACATGGGCCCGTGCCGCGTGTTGCATTGCCTGGACAGCGGCGCGCTGGTGCAGCCGCATCAGCTCGAAGGCCGTGTGGATAACGTGCCCGAGCGTGTGCTGCTGCGCACTTATCCACAAGCGCCGCTCACCGAATGGGATGTGAACTTCACCGCCATCGCCCCGCAAACCATCGAGTTGCTGGCCAGCCTGGGTGTGCGTTTGATCGGCATCGACACACCCTCCCTGGACCCGCAACAGTCGAAGACCATGGATTCCCACAACGCCGTGGCGCGTCATGGCATGGCGATTCTCGAAGGCATCGTGCTCGACGACGTGCCGGAGGGCGACTATGAACTGATCGCCCTGCCGCTGCGCTTTGCCAACCTCGACGCGAGCCCGGTCCGCGCCATTCTCCGCCCGCTCAAGGAGCCCACGCGATGA
- a CDS encoding cupin domain-containing protein, which produces MSKPITVLRDTHPLPVLDACKWEKLEGDPHTVNLNAYTSEDGSKIMGTWICTPGKWYVDYVKWEYCHFQEGYCIITPEGMEPIHLRAGDIFVVEPGMKGTWEVVETVRKYFVFA; this is translated from the coding sequence ATGTCCAAGCCCATCACCGTACTGCGTGACACCCATCCCTTGCCGGTCCTGGATGCCTGCAAATGGGAAAAGCTCGAAGGCGACCCGCACACCGTCAACCTCAACGCCTACACCAGCGAAGACGGCAGCAAGATCATGGGCACCTGGATCTGCACACCGGGCAAGTGGTACGTGGACTATGTGAAGTGGGAATACTGCCACTTCCAGGAAGGCTACTGCATCATCACCCCAGAAGGGATGGAGCCGATTCACCTGCGGGCTGGGGATATCTTTGTGGTGGAGCCGGGGATGAAGGGGACGTGGGAAGTGGTTGAGACGGTGCGTAAGTATTTTGTGTTTGCTTGA
- the mmsB gene encoding 3-hydroxyisobutyrate dehydrogenase, with the protein MKIAFIGLGNMGAPMARNLIKAGHALSLFDLNQTVLKELAELGGSISASPRDAASGAELVITMLPAAAHVRSVWLGEDGVLAGIGQGVPAVDCSTIDPQTIRDVAAAAAKHSVAVADAPVSGGTGGAAAGTLTFMVGANPELFATLQPVLAQMGRNIVHCGDVGTGQIAKICNNLLLGISMVGVSEAMALGDALGIDTQVLAGIINSSTGRCWSSDTYNPWPGVIETAPSSRGYTGGFGADLMLKDLGLATEAARQAKQPVILGAVAQQLYQAMSQRGEGGKDFSAIINSYRKPEKP; encoded by the coding sequence ATGAAGATTGCATTTATCGGCCTGGGCAACATGGGCGCGCCCATGGCCCGCAACCTGATCAAGGCCGGGCACGCGCTGAGCCTGTTCGACCTGAACCAGACGGTCCTCAAGGAACTGGCCGAACTGGGCGGCAGCATCAGCGCTTCACCGCGTGATGCCGCAAGCGGCGCGGAACTGGTGATCACCATGCTGCCGGCGGCGGCCCATGTGCGCAGCGTCTGGCTCGGTGAAGACGGCGTATTGGCCGGCATCGGCCAAGGTGTGCCGGCTGTGGATTGCAGCACCATCGATCCGCAGACCATCCGCGATGTCGCCGCTGCGGCGGCCAAGCATAGCGTTGCAGTCGCCGACGCACCGGTCTCCGGCGGCACTGGCGGCGCCGCAGCAGGGACGCTGACCTTCATGGTCGGCGCCAACCCGGAACTGTTCGCCACCCTGCAACCGGTGCTGGCGCAGATGGGCCGCAACATCGTGCACTGCGGCGACGTCGGCACCGGCCAGATCGCCAAGATCTGCAACAACCTGCTGCTGGGCATCAGCATGGTCGGCGTCAGCGAAGCCATGGCTTTGGGCGATGCACTGGGCATCGACACCCAGGTGCTGGCGGGGATCATCAACAGCTCCACCGGGCGTTGCTGGAGTTCTGATACCTACAACCCATGGCCGGGCGTGATTGAAACCGCGCCGTCGTCCCGTGGTTATACCGGTGGGTTTGGTGCTGATCTGATGCTCAAGGATCTGGGGCTGGCGACTGAAGCGGCACGCCAGGCTAAGCAACCTGTGATTCTGGGCGCGGTGGCGCAGCAGTTGTATCAAGCGATGAGCCAGCGTGGGGAAGGGGGCAAGGACTTCTCGGCGATTATCAACAGCTATCGCAAACCTGAAAAACCTTGA
- a CDS encoding CoA-acylating methylmalonate-semialdehyde dehydrogenase: MNASADISAQQVKLLINGEWVESKTTEWHDIVNPATQEVLAKVPFATADEVNAAIDAAHRAFQTWKLTPIGARMRIMLKLQALIREHSKRIAVVLSAEQGKTIADAEGDIFRGLEVVEHACSIGTLQMGEFAENVAGGVDTYTLRQPIGVCAGITPFNFPAMIPLWMFPMAIACGNTFVLKPSEQDPLSTVLLVELALEAGVPPGVLNVVHGGKDVVDALCTHKDIKAVSFVGSTAVGTHVYDLAGKHGKRVQSMMGAKNHAVVLPDANREHTLNALVGAGFGAAGQRCMATSVVVLVGAAKQWLPDLKALAQKLKVNAGSEAGTDVGPVISKRAKARILDLIESGVKEGAKLELDGRDIKVPGYEHGNFVGPTLFSGVTTDMQIYTQEIFGPVLVVLEVATLDEAIALVNANPFGNGTGLFTQSGAAARKFQSEIDVGQVGINIPIPVPVPFFSFTGSRGSKLGDLGPYGKQVVQFYTQTKTVTSRWFDDDTVNDGVNTTINLR, from the coding sequence ATGAACGCATCTGCCGATATTTCCGCACAACAGGTCAAGTTGCTGATCAACGGTGAATGGGTCGAGTCCAAGACCACCGAATGGCACGACATCGTCAACCCGGCCACCCAAGAGGTGCTGGCCAAAGTCCCGTTCGCCACGGCCGATGAAGTCAATGCCGCCATCGACGCCGCCCACCGCGCCTTCCAGACCTGGAAGCTGACCCCGATCGGCGCGCGCATGCGCATCATGCTCAAGCTGCAAGCGCTGATCCGCGAACATTCCAAACGCATCGCCGTCGTCCTCAGCGCCGAGCAGGGCAAGACCATTGCCGATGCCGAAGGCGATATTTTCCGTGGCCTGGAAGTGGTCGAGCACGCGTGCTCCATCGGCACCTTGCAGATGGGCGAATTCGCCGAAAACGTCGCCGGTGGCGTAGATACCTACACCCTGCGCCAACCCATCGGCGTGTGCGCCGGGATTACGCCGTTCAACTTCCCGGCGATGATTCCGCTGTGGATGTTCCCGATGGCGATTGCCTGCGGTAACACCTTCGTGCTCAAACCGTCCGAACAGGACCCGCTGTCCACCGTGCTGCTGGTGGAGCTGGCGCTCGAAGCGGGTGTTCCGCCTGGCGTGCTCAACGTGGTCCACGGCGGCAAGGATGTGGTGGATGCGCTGTGCACCCATAAAGACATCAAGGCCGTGTCCTTCGTCGGTTCGACCGCCGTCGGTACCCACGTCTACGACCTGGCCGGCAAACACGGCAAGCGCGTGCAATCGATGATGGGCGCGAAAAACCACGCCGTGGTGCTGCCCGATGCCAACCGCGAACACACCCTCAACGCCCTGGTCGGTGCCGGTTTTGGCGCGGCAGGCCAGCGCTGCATGGCCACCTCGGTGGTGGTGCTGGTGGGCGCGGCCAAGCAATGGCTGCCGGACCTCAAGGCGCTGGCGCAGAAACTCAAGGTCAATGCCGGCAGCGAAGCCGGCACGGATGTCGGCCCAGTGATCTCCAAGCGCGCCAAGGCACGCATCCTGGACTTGATCGAAAGCGGCGTGAAAGAAGGCGCCAAGCTGGAGCTGGACGGTCGCGATATCAAGGTGCCGGGCTACGAGCACGGCAACTTCGTCGGCCCGACCCTGTTCTCGGGCGTGACCACCGATATGCAGATCTACACCCAGGAAATCTTCGGCCCGGTGCTGGTGGTGCTCGAAGTTGCGACCCTCGATGAAGCCATCGCGCTGGTCAACGCCAACCCGTTCGGCAACGGCACCGGCCTGTTCACCCAAAGCGGTGCGGCGGCGCGTAAGTTCCAGAGTGAAATCGATGTAGGCCAAGTCGGCATCAACATCCCGATCCCGGTGCCGGTGCCGTTCTTCAGCTTCACCGGTTCCCGGGGTTCAAAGCTCGGCGACCTCGGCCCGTACGGCAAGCAAGTGGTGCAGTTCTACACCCAGACCAAGACCGTCACCAGCCGCTGGTTCGATGACGACACGGTCAACGATGGCGTCAACACCACCATCAACCTGCGCTGA
- a CDS encoding LysR family transcriptional regulator: protein MQKNITSLGSLNWDDLKFFLEVARTRKASVAAKRLAVDYTTVSRRISSLEVSLGTLLFEKSRTSGFVLTPEGQRLLGYAESIESTLHMACEQVSGSGVALSGHVRMGCTEGFGSFFVTPQLSHFVDTYPAISVDILPLPHFISLSKREADIVIALERPEHGPYVCCKLCDYKLQLYATQDYLDQHPPIRKPADLAEHPFISYVDDLAFSSELLYLANVVPGASASLRSTSVIAQYVAAQQGRSMAILPCFLAAQDPRLLPVLGEEITITRQFWMYCREDLRKLKRITLLWDYIREVTEQNQGLLMGQTREMRFKAHPK from the coding sequence ATGCAAAAAAACATCACGTCACTGGGCTCCCTGAACTGGGATGACCTGAAGTTTTTCCTCGAAGTGGCCCGCACCCGCAAGGCCAGCGTCGCCGCCAAGCGCCTGGCGGTGGACTACACCACGGTGTCGCGGCGCATCAGTTCGCTGGAGGTCTCCCTCGGCACGCTGTTGTTCGAAAAATCCCGCACCAGCGGTTTCGTCCTCACCCCCGAGGGCCAGCGTTTGCTGGGTTACGCGGAGTCCATCGAAAGCACCTTGCATATGGCCTGCGAGCAAGTCTCCGGCTCCGGTGTGGCGCTGTCCGGCCATGTACGCATGGGCTGCACCGAAGGCTTCGGCAGTTTCTTCGTCACCCCGCAGTTGAGCCATTTTGTCGACACCTACCCGGCGATCTCGGTGGACATCCTGCCCCTGCCCCACTTCATCAGCCTGTCCAAGCGCGAAGCCGACATCGTCATCGCCCTGGAACGCCCGGAACACGGGCCCTACGTGTGCTGCAAACTGTGCGACTACAAACTGCAGCTGTACGCGACCCAGGACTACCTCGACCAACACCCGCCGATCCGCAAGCCCGCGGATTTGGCCGAGCATCCGTTTATCAGTTATGTGGATGATCTGGCCTTCAGCTCGGAGCTGCTGTACCTGGCGAATGTGGTGCCCGGCGCCAGCGCCAGTTTGCGCAGCACCAGCGTGATTGCGCAGTACGTGGCGGCGCAGCAAGGCCGGTCGATGGCGATATTGCCGTGCTTTTTGGCGGCGCAGGACCCACGGCTGTTGCCGGTGCTGGGGGAGGAGATAACGATTACGCGGCAGTTCTGGATGTATTGCCGGGAGGATTTGCGCAAGTTGAAGCGGATTACGTTGTTGTGGGATTACATCCGCGAGGTGACGGAGCAGAACCAGGGGTTGTTGATGGGGCAGACGCGGGAGATGCGATTTAAAGCTCACCCCAAGTAA
- a CDS encoding OmpA family protein — MFSTARFMFITLLVALLALGGCQTAPPKGLTPAQVAVLKQQGFELTDEGWAFGLSGKVLFGSDVEALNQPSTDIVERIGKALLGVGIERVRVDGHTDASGKEAYNQQLSLRRAKSVAKVLTGVGMKEENILLRGLGSSEPVAPNTTVAGRTENRRVSIVVIAD, encoded by the coding sequence TTGTTCTCGACCGCACGTTTCATGTTTATCACCCTGCTGGTGGCACTGCTCGCCCTCGGCGGCTGCCAGACGGCCCCACCCAAAGGCCTGACCCCGGCGCAAGTCGCCGTGCTCAAGCAACAGGGTTTTGAACTCACCGACGAAGGCTGGGCGTTTGGCTTGTCCGGCAAAGTGCTGTTTGGCAGTGACGTCGAAGCGCTCAACCAACCCAGCACCGATATCGTCGAACGCATCGGCAAGGCCTTGCTGGGTGTCGGCATCGAACGCGTGCGCGTGGACGGCCACACCGATGCCTCGGGTAAAGAAGCCTACAACCAGCAACTGTCCCTGCGCCGCGCCAAGAGCGTGGCCAAAGTGTTGACAGGCGTAGGAATGAAGGAAGAAAACATCCTGCTGCGTGGCCTGGGCAGCAGCGAACCGGTGGCGCCGAACACCACGGTGGCAGGGCGTACGGAGAATCGGCGGGTGTCGATTGTAGTGATCGCGGACTGA
- a CDS encoding diguanylate cyclase domain-containing protein translates to MSALNVRPTLRSVIGRGHMILALVAVSLASVSLTLLGVLALRVYAEHNLHLIARSINYTVEAAVVFNDSAAATEALSLIASTEEVARAEVFDANGKLLAQWVRPDTGMLSRVELELAHTLLEQPISQPILHQGRTVGSIHLTGHGASLLRFLLSGLAGILICTALSAWVALHLAQRLLRGITGPLQSLAAVAHAARSERDFDRRVPPARIAELDSLGSDFNALLGEMEAWQSHLQSENETLAHQANHDSLTGLPNRAFFEGRLIRALRSAAKLNERVAVLFLDSDRFKDINDNFGHAAGDAVLVAVAERVRAQLREDDLVARLGGDEFAILLAPLHKLEDAQRIADKIIASMDQPIPVPGNTQVLTSLSIGIAIYPDHGATPGTLLNAADAAMYQAKRLSLGGQQTAEPESPVVNVQHRS, encoded by the coding sequence ATGAGCGCGCTGAACGTGCGCCCGACCCTGCGCTCGGTGATCGGGCGTGGGCACATGATCCTGGCGCTGGTGGCGGTGAGCCTGGCCAGCGTGTCCCTGACCCTGCTCGGCGTGCTGGCGCTGCGGGTCTACGCCGAGCACAACCTGCACCTGATCGCGCGCTCGATCAACTACACCGTGGAAGCGGCGGTGGTGTTCAACGACAGCGCCGCCGCCACCGAAGCCCTGAGCCTGATCGCCTCCACCGAAGAAGTGGCCCGGGCCGAAGTCTTCGACGCCAACGGCAAGCTGCTGGCGCAGTGGGTACGCCCGGACACCGGCATGCTCTCGCGGGTTGAACTGGAACTGGCGCATACCCTGCTCGAACAGCCCATCAGCCAGCCGATCCTCCATCAAGGGCGCACCGTGGGCAGCATCCACCTGACCGGTCACGGCGCCAGCCTGCTGCGCTTTTTGCTCAGCGGCCTGGCCGGCATCCTGATTTGTACCGCCCTCAGCGCCTGGGTCGCCCTGCACCTGGCGCAGCGCCTGCTGCGCGGCATCACCGGCCCGCTGCAAAGCCTCGCCGCCGTGGCCCACGCCGCACGCAGCGAGCGTGATTTCGACCGGCGCGTGCCACCGGCGCGAATCGCCGAACTCGACAGCCTGGGCAGCGACTTCAATGCCTTGCTCGGCGAGATGGAAGCCTGGCAAAGCCACCTGCAAAGCGAAAACGAAACCCTCGCGCACCAGGCCAACCACGACAGCCTCACCGGCCTGCCCAACCGTGCCTTTTTCGAAGGCCGCCTGATCCGTGCCCTGCGCAGCGCCGCCAAACTCAACGAGCGGGTCGCCGTGTTGTTCCTCGACAGCGACCGCTTCAAGGACATCAACGACAACTTCGGCCACGCTGCCGGCGATGCCGTCCTGGTCGCCGTGGCCGAGCGCGTGCGTGCGCAATTGCGCGAAGATGACTTGGTCGCGCGTTTGGGGGGCGATGAGTTCGCCATCCTGCTGGCGCCCCTGCACAAGCTGGAAGATGCCCAGCGCATCGCCGACAAAATCATCGCCAGCATGGACCAGCCGATCCCGGTGCCGGGCAACACCCAGGTGTTGACTTCACTCAGTATCGGCATCGCCATCTACCCCGATCATGGCGCCACCCCTGGCACCTTGCTCAACGCCGCCGACGCAGCGATGTACCAGGCCAAGCGCCTGTCGCTCGGCGGCCAGCAAACGGCGGAGCCGGAGAGCCCCGTCGTCAATGTTCAACACAGGAGTTGA
- a CDS encoding YfiR family protein: MKVAGSSTERSLSWRRMLLVAVLGLLAPRVFAQAPSPADHRAQAVTQVVLGILSYARWPVEPAQLRLCIVGPTQYTDDLIKGTTQATGRPVLVQRLLADHPDIVNACNAVYIGKLSGDERSKLFASLIGHPVLSISEGGDQCTVGSLFCLRVGDEQVSFEVNLDSVARSGVRIHPSVLQLSRRRAPEP, from the coding sequence ATGAAGGTGGCTGGCTCGTCCACAGAGCGTAGTTTGAGCTGGAGACGCATGTTACTGGTGGCGGTTCTTGGCCTGCTCGCGCCCCGCGTTTTTGCCCAGGCGCCGAGCCCGGCAGATCACCGTGCCCAGGCGGTGACCCAGGTGGTCCTCGGCATCCTCAGTTATGCCCGTTGGCCGGTGGAACCGGCGCAATTGCGCCTGTGCATCGTCGGGCCGACCCAGTACACCGACGACCTGATCAAAGGCACCACCCAGGCCACCGGTCGGCCGGTGCTGGTGCAGCGGTTGCTGGCGGACCACCCGGATATCGTCAATGCCTGCAACGCCGTGTATATCGGCAAGCTCAGCGGCGATGAGCGCAGCAAACTGTTTGCCTCGCTGATCGGTCACCCGGTGCTCAGCATCAGTGAAGGCGGCGACCAATGCACGGTGGGCAGCCTGTTCTGCCTGCGCGTGGGGGATGAGCAAGTGTCGTTCGAGGTCAATCTCGACTCCGTGGCGCGCAGCGGCGTGCGCATTCATCCGAGCGTGCTGCAACTGTCGCGCCGCCGAGCGCCTGAGCCATGA
- the recD gene encoding exodeoxyribonuclease V subunit alpha, producing MSLSPPPLEALEPLSHAADLVQLLERWVDRGWLRALDKAFVGFLHELDPQADPVVLLAAALTSHQLGHGHVCLDLVETLKAPDFALSLPPEGDLQTGAMLLPSQLLNGLDGARWCAALAASRLVALGGDDSESAHSRSLVLSGTRLYLRRYWTYERRIDSALRRRLATEESVAADLPQRLNGLFDQPPPDGVIDWQKLACALATRSAFSIVTGGPGTGKTTTVVRLLALLQAPAVEAGSPLRIRLAAPTGKAAARLTESISQQVQSLTVPDTVREKIPTQVTTVHRLLGSRPGTRHFRHHLGNPLPLDVLVVDEASMIDLEMMANLLDALPPHARLVLLGDKDQLASVEAGAVLGDLCRDAEAGWYSAETRQWLQAVSGEDLSTSGLQEDLDGSHPLAQQVVMLRYSRRFGEGSGIGQLARLVNQQNAEQARQLLNAGSHKDLACVRLKGEHDHALERLVLDGQGSDGAQGYRYYLDLLRSARPALDTPREDAAWTHWAQQLLQAFDAFQLLCAVRKGPWGVEGLNLRITAALRKVRLIDGDEQWYEGRPVLMTRNDYGLGLMNGDIGIALKLPESDGGPHVLRVAFPRNDGQGGVRFVLPSRLNDVETVYAMTVHKSQGSEFTHTALILPDALNPVLTKELIYTGITRAKQWFSLIEPRGGVFEEAVARKVKRLSGLMLELEHDAEKSD from the coding sequence ATGAGCCTGTCGCCCCCGCCGCTTGAGGCGTTGGAACCCCTCAGCCATGCCGCCGACCTCGTGCAACTGCTGGAGCGCTGGGTCGACCGTGGCTGGCTGCGCGCCCTGGACAAGGCTTTCGTCGGCTTCCTCCACGAACTCGACCCCCAGGCCGACCCCGTGGTGCTGCTGGCCGCCGCCTTGACCAGTCACCAACTGGGTCACGGTCACGTGTGCCTAGACCTGGTCGAAACCCTCAAGGCGCCGGACTTCGCCCTGTCCTTGCCGCCCGAAGGCGACCTGCAAACCGGCGCGATGTTGCTGCCGTCGCAACTGCTCAACGGCCTCGACGGCGCCCGCTGGTGCGCGGCCCTGGCCGCCAGTCGCCTGGTTGCGCTGGGCGGCGATGACAGCGAGTCGGCCCACAGCCGTTCGCTGGTGTTGTCCGGCACGCGCCTGTACCTGCGCCGCTACTGGACCTACGAGCGGCGCATCGACAGCGCCTTGCGCCGCCGCCTCGCTACCGAGGAAAGCGTCGCCGCCGACTTGCCCCAGCGCCTCAACGGCCTGTTCGACCAGCCGCCGCCCGATGGCGTGATCGACTGGCAAAAACTTGCCTGCGCCCTGGCCACACGCAGCGCATTCAGCATCGTCACCGGCGGCCCCGGCACCGGCAAGACCACCACCGTGGTGCGCTTGCTCGCACTGTTGCAGGCCCCAGCGGTGGAAGCCGGCAGCCCGTTGCGCATCCGCCTCGCCGCACCCACCGGCAAAGCCGCCGCACGCCTCACCGAGTCCATCAGCCAGCAAGTGCAGTCGCTGACGGTGCCCGACACTGTGCGCGAAAAAATCCCGACCCAGGTCACCACCGTTCACCGCCTGCTGGGCAGCCGTCCGGGCACGCGCCACTTCCGCCATCACCTGGGCAACCCCTTGCCCCTGGATGTGCTGGTGGTGGATGAAGCCTCGATGATCGACCTGGAAATGATGGCCAACCTGCTGGACGCCTTGCCGCCGCACGCGCGCCTGGTGCTGCTGGGCGACAAGGACCAACTCGCCTCGGTCGAGGCCGGCGCCGTACTCGGCGACCTGTGCCGCGACGCCGAAGCCGGCTGGTACAGCGCCGAGACCCGGCAATGGCTGCAAGCGGTCAGCGGCGAAGACCTCAGCACCAGTGGCTTGCAAGAAGACCTCGATGGCAGCCACCCGCTGGCCCAGCAAGTGGTGATGCTGCGCTACTCGCGGCGGTTTGGCGAAGGCAGCGGCATCGGCCAACTGGCGCGTCTGGTCAACCAGCAAAACGCCGAGCAAGCCCGGCAACTGTTGAACGCCGGCAGTCACAAAGACCTGGCCTGCGTCCGGCTCAAGGGTGAACACGACCACGCCCTGGAGCGCCTGGTGCTGGACGGGCAGGGCAGCGACGGTGCCCAGGGTTATCGCTACTACCTCGACCTGCTGCGCAGCGCGCGTCCGGCCCTCGACACCCCGCGCGAAGACGCGGCCTGGACCCACTGGGCGCAACAACTGCTGCAAGCCTTCGACGCGTTCCAACTGCTCTGCGCGGTGCGCAAAGGCCCGTGGGGCGTGGAAGGGCTGAACCTGCGCATCACTGCCGCCTTGCGCAAAGTGCGGCTGATCGACGGCGATGAGCAATGGTACGAAGGCCGCCCGGTGCTGATGACCCGCAACGACTACGGCCTGGGCTTGATGAACGGCGATATCGGCATCGCCCTCAAATTGCCGGAAAGCGACGGCGGGCCCCACGTGCTGCGGGTAGCTTTCCCACGTAACGATGGCCAGGGCGGTGTGCGCTTTGTACTGCCTAGCCGTCTGAATGATGTGGAAACCGTGTACGCCATGACCGTGCACAAATCCCAGGGCTCGGAATTCACCCACACCGCGTTGATCCTGCCGGACGCGCTGAACCCCGTGCTGACCAAAGAACTGATCTACACCGGCATCACCCGGGCCAAGCAATGGTTCAGCCTGATCGAGCCCCGTGGCGGGGTGTTTGAAGAGGCCGTGGCGCGCAAGGTCAAGCGCTTGAGCGGGCTGATGCTGGAGTTGGAGCATGACGCGGAAAAATCTGACTGA